The sequence below is a genomic window from Mytilus edulis chromosome 2, xbMytEdul2.2, whole genome shotgun sequence.
AGTCCTTTTGTATTCATGAATTAATGAATATGCAACTTATCATCTGagaatttaaattttaatataacgAAACAAGTggtcaaattaaaatgtacattgaaattttccttttcttttaatttttttcttctaattccGTCTTGTCATAAGAAATACATTAACGTTTAAATTAGTTTATGTATTTATACagcatgttatattttttttttaaattctttctgGCTCATGTTAACATgggaaggcattatatttgtcaaaatCTTTATACCAAGCATTGTAAGCCACATGTAAAATGTTTTTCAATTGTCTGAAACTAGTCATTATtatatgtaattttaaaatatgcatattatgtaaatattaaattttagtaAAACTATTGATGTCTAAAAAAATTGATAAGTCAATTGGATGTTTTATCAAAGGGATTTGAGTATCAAATTCAATCAGTTTTTGATCTCAAAATGAATATTGACAgctatttttcaaattttcattcctatttcaaattattgaaataaaatatttctagTTAAATGTATTCTGTATATTGATGGTTTGCTTCTTTATACAGATCTGAAACTGAAGATAtaattgaaaaaacaaataaactaaaGCCTGGAAAAAATAAGCAACATTGTTCGGATGAGGAATTGTTTAACGCACTAAGGAGCAATGAAAGGAGGATGAAATCAAATGCCTTAAAACAAATTACTAAGCAGATTAAAAGACTTGCTGACCTTCAAACTATAGAATTGTCTGTGGTATTTTGTGTTAGAGACAACGTTCAAGAGAGACAACTCATAAAGTTTTGTGGGTCTGGGGAGTTTTTACAGAATTTAAAAGAAGGCAAACCTATTTTAGGCGTGGAAGAAATTAAGCGTTTATCAAAGACACAAGAAGGGTATTTGCCAAGGATAGAACATACTGTGCCCCTTCAAATGTTGACTCCCTCAAAGTTGTCATGTGGACCAGGCGTGTCAAAACAAATTGCAAGTAGACAAAAAGAGATGTTGGAGGCAACAAGTATTATAACTGAAGACCAGGATAATTCCTTTTCTATAGGTTTGTGTTTGAATTTAAcccaagtttttttttctctatttttccactgcaaaaaaagaaaagaaaacctaaatttttcaataatcaaAATAAGTTCTTTTCATACTGCTAAATATCCAATAAAAAATTCCCCTAAATTGTATGGTTCATGatacatgaatatttttatacTGTTTTCATAGTAAATATTTTTGTGCAAATTTTATCTATTTTCGTCAGTGTTTGAACTTTTAACTTTTAAGGGATTGCGTACTAATGTCGAAAATTCATATTGTTAAATATGAGGTTTCCtgtaaaatcaatattaatatgaatttaacCTGATTTAATCTGAAAACATAATAAATTTTACAAGCAAATCCAAGTCTTTTATGCTAAAAGTTAAGATTTATACCATTTAGATTCACCAAGCACGAAATCACAACAATCTAGTAACAAGAAGGTAGACAATGTGGACCAACGAAAGCCAAAGAGGTCAAAGACAAAGACTAAAAAGGCCAGCTCTTCAAAAGATGAAAGGGGCCAAAGGACTAAAAGAAAGCTAATTGATGGTAAGAATCTTATTGGATTGATTAAATGGAAactttatattatttcatatactGATTCTTAAACTGTGCATTTGGATTTTTTCGTCCATTTTTACGAGTTGTTTAACATTGATGTCTACTGGgtcttacattaaaaaaaatgtttgactttATCAAAAGTTAAATTCTGGgagttttaaaaattgaagaaatttatactatatattcatattttagttTTTGGGTCCCATGTTCAAGTTTGTccaaaaagtcaaaaataaaactttgtttgatttcatcaaaaattaaactcTTGGTAAGTTGGAGATCGCAAATCTATTTCGATTTTGAATAATGGACCACTAAGGTAAAAAGTTCAATATCACATTTTGTTAGTTCTTTGAACACATTCGTTTgttgtcagaaacctatgctgtttCAAATGGTAAAGATCACaatcaaatttttgttcaaatatgacactacttttttcttattttttttcagaaacagaTTCTTTGGAACAAAATGATAATCattcaaatgaaaatttcaacaaaaatgatGAAGATTATCATGACATATATATTGCAGAGGTAATGAAGAGTTTTTATTGTTattacttttcttttctttgcaAGGAGTGGTGTTTTGGACCTGTTATAGAATTCTATGAAAATTTGAGTAAATTATAAAGCCGATTATTTTAGAAAGATTAAAATAGTGAAAATTCTTAAAGGTCATGgcaaaaatcaaatgtatttCTGGCCATACTTTTACTTCTAATAAAGCCTgattttttaaaagcaaaaattgcattttaaggTATTTTCTGCTTATGTGTCAGTTTTTTGCATCTTAAACACTTTCttggttaaaaatgtttattcTGAATATTGCTAGATCTTACACATTATCTGTTAAAAGTTATTTCTAACAAACGTATATGAATGttcaaaacagtaaagtttaACTTTTCAAAGTGATTCTATCAAATATGTTTTACTAATACATCTGTTTCTGCAGGTTGAAACACAAAATATATCTGTGGATAACGAGAAGGAGGAAGAAGAACAGATGCATTTAAGTAAGTTCCTTCAAAAAATGAATACCACTTTGAttggttttaaaaacaaaacagtttaaatCCATTTCATTGCACTTTTCATAATAGTTTTAACACAGAATTGTTTTTGGGGGAAATAATATCTTATTTGTTTCataatttgtttatgaaatattcaatataaatTGATTCATTCATCAAAGCAAATTTTAGACAAAAATCTTATATTATCTATCATATTCAACAACTTATATTTAATCAAAAGAATAGACCTCAGTGTATACCATAGCTTAGTGAATGTAGTGAAAATACCATATGTGAAGATTACTAGAAAGATAAATTGATTTGACAATTATCTGATTAATTTTTATAACTGTGGTTTTAACTACATCCTGGCATCTATCTTATTTTAGACACTCATGATAAGCTTAGGTTTTCACTTGCATTTAACTGAAAACCATGACCTTttgatatatctataatacttaTTTCCTGCTTCTTTCATATAAAATGGGTGTCTCATCCCTACCTCTCAATACATATGTAGTAAGTGGACCCCCCAGGAAATGTATGTTTTGAAGATGGATTATTTgctgaaaataagagaaaacaaaacatagacctatatatatttaaagaaagataCATTCCCCTTTTTCTATCTTCTGTTAAAACAAGAAATTTAATGACAATTAAATAGCCCGATTAATTTATAGTTTCTCTTCATAGGTGATACAGAAAGAGAAGATCAAGGAATGCCTATCATTAAGGCCCCAGGTACTATACTGGAAtacttttgttcttttttttcttttttttataatgtattgtaaaattattatgttgAATTATGTATGCCCCATTATTTTACagcttgttgttcgttgtgagccaaggttccctgttgaaggccgtacatagacctataatggtttacttttataaatatttcttgaCAAAAATTCTGTATAAAAAAACTATGATGTGTCAAACGTTTATTTACTAgtcaaattcagacctgtataaaGCTTGAATATAATGTGTCCATTTTTGCTATTCCTGTTCAGAGTTAAACCTTTGCATTTGTATTCAGCTGCGCTCGGCTAAgcagtatattaaaaaaaaacagaaataaaagtaATATGGCTGAAAATGTATCTTCTTTAGAAATTACAAATATGCTTTGCTATTAtctttaatagaaaaaaagaagcgaagaaattctaaaaataaagacCAAGAAGCTCCTTCAATTGTCCCAATTGACCATATTGCAACAGAAGACATCAATAGTGTaagtatttatatgaatttaatgaTCATCAAAGTTCTAACAGTAGTGTGCATTTTATTGTCTATTTCCATATCACTTTAAGACATAAGCCCAAATGTACAGCTACTTTGTACCTGTGGTCTTATCAGACATCATGTCAATGCCAATTACCCCAGACCATGTATCCTGCTGGTTTTGTTTATCTTAATTTCTGAACATCTAGTCACATGCATATCATTTTacttaataaatattattttcagcctttattttataatacagttattaatatatacaaatgattTCTAGCAAATATTGATATAGGAAAAGAACTTTTAATTTAATGTGAAAGTTGGATATCAGaagttaatatgaaaaaaaaacaatctattaataattatattaaattttttgttAATGTCAATACTGCAAAGGAATTaagtttttattaaatgatttttttttgcacagtagcaaatattacacaCTTTTCAAAAGAGAATGACATAATTATGATATTGTCAAGTAATATTGTACAGGGTGAAAAGAAAAGGACACGGATTAACGATTGACACATTGTAATGTTTCAGAGAAAAAAAGAGGGATTGTCATTTGGaggtgtaattaaaaaaaatatgtttggtaATCAAATTGATCTTTTGATACAATTCATTTTGACAAGAGATCTTGAAATGACACCAAAAGCTGCACCATCTTACTGTACTTATAAAATGACATACTTTCTCTGTGTTTGTACAAATTGAATTACAAAAAGTTTTATGATAAAAACAACTGAAAATTTAGTGGTTTATTAAGTCAACATCTGGTTATAATAATGGAACTGTAAAGAAAGTGTGACCACATAATTTATCTATAACAGATTACTGATAACATGCTGAGATAAATTTGTAGAAATATATTAGTAAATCTGGCTTATGTCTTAGAGTGAAATGTAAAAGTATACCCTTCAGGTAAAAACTTaggcttataaaaaaaaatttctagcCAAATGCGCTTTTGTCTGTacatgactcatcagtgaccatctaatcaaaataaatataaggCTTAAATAAAGTAGAATGTGGCAGTCAATTGTCACCAGCAAACTGAtttgattaataaaattctttttatctttttataatttgaatacattccggagaaaaaaaaagtttctctAGTTCTTAGTAATTTATCCCTTTCCGCACcaattgtataaataaatataactgtggagagtggataaatatcctATCGCAATCAATGCAGTgatagaatataaatatatataaggtAATTAATTTAATAGCTAAATATTTTGGTTCATTTTACTAATTCTTTGTAGGATaacacaagaaaccaaataaaTGAAGATGTGACTGCAGAGGAAGGTAAGCAAATAAATAACCAGTATGTCAATCAGCTGATGATTTAGAATTAATAATTCAatcagttttatattttttaccctCCAAATAATATAGTCTTCAGTCAACAAATGATAAAGACCATTGGGCTTGTATGTACTTTATATATACCCAATCAATCGTATGACACTTCAGATAAAACTGATAATGTTACAGATGATTATTTTCTCTCAAAAGTTGCTGACACATTAAAAATTCCTTCCCAGAATTGTAATCTTATTTCTGGCTTACATTTTCTGGCGTTTTAATAAgttgaaatgtcaaaataatgAGATTAATAGCATCAACCAATAGTgaatagttcagtgaaaatacTGTTGTGCACTGAAACATGCCAAATgacaagaaaaaatataaaaaaatattgagttATATTTGATAGAGTGTCACCTGTATTAAAaatcacttaatttttttttaaatcaacagatACTGAAGCAATTTAGCTGCAAAATGTAACgtctttagaaattaaaaatgtacTTTACTTCATTTTTAATAGCAAAAAAGAAACgaagaaatactaaaaaaaaagatcaaagaacTCTTTCCCATGACCATATAGACCAGGATGCATCACAAGACTTCCAAAATGTAAGTATTTATATGAACTTAATCATTAACAAAGAACACAAAGAACAGTAGCTTACATATTTCCAAATGTAGACTTTTCATAAGGTAAACTCTACATGTAAAGTGTTTTTACATTATTGTTAACCAGTTTATATAAATGAAGTCATAATGTTTGTATGTCCATATGCCTATTCCCtattcttatattttgtatatattaaaataaaatagtttgcaTATCATAAGTGTTCTAGCATTTATATGTTATTTCTCCTTCcgatcaaatcaaataatttaatttatttattctttgtaGGATTCAAATTCCCAATCAGATCACGATGTAACTGCAGAAAAAGGTAAGCACACATGTGTATTTAATGAATAACTatcaaaatatgtcatttgattGACCATTAAGACTAAACAGTTAAAtctaatttcttaaaaaaaatttctttaaataataaattcatttttttttttattaaactggtAAAAGATAAATTGCCAttccctaaaaaaaaaatgctgacattttggaaattcctaaccttatttcctgtttacaattttattttgttagaTGCATATGTCAATATAATGAGTTAATCTAAGCATCAACAGCTGGTGAACACCACttgctaaaataaaaagataataagATTGATGATACATttataaatgtggtttttaaaacCCACTAAAACCCACTTCCTTATTATATTTTATCTGCTTTAAGATGCTTATGATTGATTAATGCTTATATTGATATAAATGCTCAATCATTATATAAActaaaagaaattaaattgaaaatgaataaagatgaaatatatatgaACTTGTTATAAATTTATTCTTCCAGATACAGAAAACACATGGGAGATAAACTCATATTATGCAGTTGCATTTGAGGATCGATGGTATCCCGGAGTGGTGACTGCCATCCAAGGAGACAACAAGGACTGGGCATCCATCAAATATATGCACCCTAGTGGTGAAAATTTTAAATGGCCCGGCAAAGAAGACTCTGCATTAGCACATATAAATGCAATGCTCTGCAGAGTCAATGTTAATATCTTGGCAAATGGTCGTTTATGGACAGTGTCCAATATTGgcaaaattgataatttatacAAAAGTCAATCAGAACTACAAATTGTTGAAATTGATTATCAATAGACTATGTTGTTACTGTTTATAACATGCATCAAATTCTATTTAAAGATCATTTCAAAGTGAATTGTCCTTTATATATCaaagagaataaaaaatatttgttaaagtaTTTAAACAGGGTGTTTTTGCTAGATTCAAAGAATTATCCAAGGagacaaaatattttcctcaccTAAAACACCTAAAATTCAATCAAAGCTTTTTGCTATTCATTATatcaaat
It includes:
- the LOC139510300 gene encoding protein starmaker-like, encoding MKSNALKQITKQIKRLADLQTIELSVVFCVRDNVQERQLIKFCGSGEFLQNLKEGKPILGVEEIKRLSKTQEGYLPRIEHTVPLQMLTPSKLSCGPGVSKQIASRQKEMLEATSIITEDQDNSFSIDSPSTKSQQSSNKKVDNVDQRKPKRSKTKTKKASSSKDERGQRTKRKLIDETDSLEQNDNHSNENFNKNDEDYHDIYIAEVETQNISVDNEKEEEEQMHLSDTEREDQGMPIIKAPEKKKRRNSKNKDQEAPSIVPIDHIATEDINSDNTRNQINEDVTAEEAKKKRRNTKKKDQRTLSHDHIDQDASQDFQNDSNSQSDHDVTAEKDTENTWEINSYYAVAFEDRWYPGVVTAIQGDNKDWASIKYMHPSGENFKWPGKEDSALAHINAMLCRVNVNILANGRLWTVSNIGKIDNLYKSQSELQIVEIDYQ